A stretch of Usitatibacter palustris DNA encodes these proteins:
- the fdh3B gene encoding formate dehydrogenase FDH3 subunit beta, whose amino-acid sequence MARMKFICDAERCIECNGCVTACKSEHEVPWGVNRRRLVTVNDGVPGERSISVACMHCSDAPCMAVCPVDCFYKTDEGIVLHDKDLCIGCGYCFYACPFGAPQFPQAGAFGLRGKMDKCTYCAGGPEDNGTAEEYRKYGRNRLAEGKLPACAEMCSTKALLAGDAEVITRIYKSRVVGRGGKGEEIWGWAMAYGGSAKLSDQPGAKA is encoded by the coding sequence ATGGCACGAATGAAATTCATCTGCGACGCCGAACGCTGTATCGAGTGCAACGGCTGCGTGACCGCTTGCAAGAGCGAGCACGAGGTGCCCTGGGGCGTGAACCGCCGCCGGCTGGTGACCGTGAACGACGGTGTGCCCGGCGAGCGTTCCATCTCCGTGGCGTGCATGCACTGCTCGGATGCACCTTGCATGGCCGTTTGTCCCGTCGATTGCTTCTACAAGACCGACGAAGGCATCGTCCTGCACGACAAGGACCTGTGCATCGGCTGTGGCTACTGCTTCTACGCCTGCCCCTTCGGCGCGCCGCAGTTCCCGCAGGCGGGCGCTTTCGGCTTGCGCGGCAAGATGGACAAGTGCACCTACTGCGCGGGCGGCCCCGAGGACAACGGCACGGCCGAGGAGTACCGCAAGTACGGCCGCAACCGCCTCGCCGAAGGCAAGCTCCCCGCATGCGCCGAGATGTGCTCGACCAAGGCGCTGCTCGCGGGCGACGCCGAGGTGATCACGCGCATCTACAAGTCGCGCGTGGTGGGTCGCGGCGGCAAGGGCGAGGAGATCTGGGGCTGGGCAATGGCGTACGGCGGCAGCGCAAAACTGTCCGACCAGCCGGGAGCAAAGGCATGA